The Blastocatellia bacterium DNA window AGTGCAAATTCATTTAACTGCTACTGCTTCTACAGATATAGAAGCAGAAAAATTACTAGAAGAATTATCTGAAAAAATAGAAGAAAAATTAGGTATTAATGTTTTTTCTGTTCAAGGTGAATCTATGGAAGAAATTGTTGGGCGTTGGCTAACAGTAAAAAATTATACTATTGCTACAGCAGAAAGCTGCACAGGTGGCTTGATAGCTACACGTTTAACAGATGTTGCAGGGAGTTCAAAATATTTTTTGCAAGGACTTGTAACTTATAGTAGTCAAGCAAAAGTAGATTTACTAGATATTCCTATGGAGCTTATTGTAGAAAAAAATGTTGTTAGTGCTGAAGTTGCAGAAGCTATGGCAATAGGGATAAAAAAGAAATCTGGTGCTACCATAGGAGTTAGTGTTACAGGATTGGCTGGGCCAGATGGTGCAACCCCAGAAAGACCTGTTGGACTAGTTTATATTGGGCTTGCTAGTGATGTGGAAGTAACACATAGAAAACTGCAACTCCCAGGTGATAGAGAAAGAGTTCGTTGGTTAGCTAGTAATGCAGCTTTAGATTTGGTAAGACGACGTTATTTAATTTGATTAAAATGCAAATTCTTCTTCAAGCAAAAGCTGGGCCTTGCGTAGTTCAAAGCGCGCACGGCCTACATTTCCATTTGGCCCAAGGGCTACTAAAAGAAAATATTCAGGGTTAATAAGCTTAATTACCAGCGTTAAATTACCTGAAATTACGGTCATTTCTTGAAGTGATCCTACACCAACATCTGAAGAAGTACGCATAGAATTGCGTAGTAAAGTAGCATAGGCAGCCGCAATAATTGAAAGCTGCCCATCATAATTAGCGGTGTTTTCTATTTGTTGTTCAATAGCAATGCCGTCGAGGCCCATAATTAGAACCCCGACAGCACCTTCAACTTTATTAACTATCTGCTTAAGTAACTCAGAAAAAACCATTATTTAGCGTTCTCCTCCGCCTTGTGGCAGAACTTGAGGTTGTGCTTGTGGAGCGGCAACTGGTTGAGCAGGTTGAGCAGGTGCTGGAGGATTGGCTTGTGCGCCAAAGCTTTCTGGTCGATAAATACGTGGAGTTACAAAGAATAACAATTCTTGACTATTACGGTCTAATTGTCGTCTCTTAAATAACTCACCTAAGAATGGAACACGAGCAACACCAGGTGTGCGGGTAGAAACACTAGCCTCTGTGTCTATGTTAATACCACCTAATATAGTAGTTCCACCATCTGGTACAAGAACTAAAGTTTCGGCTCTTTGAGTGCTAATAGATGGTGTACCACCAGTTGTTCTAAGTGATCTATCAACACTGTTGTTTTCCACAACTATACGCATTAAAACGTTACCTTCGTCAGCAATTTGAGGAATAACATTTAGTCTAAGTGCTGCTGTAATAAAAGTTGTGGTAATGGTGTTGTTTACTTCTGTTTGTACAGCTATTTGTGTACCGCTAGTGATATCTGCTGGTGTATTGTTTTGAACTGTAATTCTAGGATTAGAAATAGTTTTAGCAATACCTTTTTGTTCAGAAGCTGTAATTGCAGTTGATAATAGAGAAGTGCCTATAACACCAGTAGTTAAGCTTAAGATAGATGCTCCAGCACCGGCTAATGTGCCATTAGCTACAGGGCCAATAAAACCACCAGAGCCTAAATTATTTCCATTTGCAGTACCAGCACCACCTGCTAGATCTGTTCTAATAGGAGTGTTGATAACTTGTGGAGAAGTTTGGAAAATAGCTCCTAGCCCTTGGATAACTTTTCTTGAACCATCAGGATTAAGAATAGTTTTAGTTTGAGTTGTTGCCAAGGCTAATTGATTACCAATAGTACGTGAAAAACTACGGTTTGCTAATACTACACGAGCTTCTATTTCTACTTGAGGTTCTGGTACATCTAGTTTTCTAATGATGTCTTCTATTTGAGCTACGTTTTGTGGGATATCTGTAACAAGAATTTGGTTAGTACGGAAATCAGCATCTACTTGGCCTACTTTAGATAGGGACTTTAAGATAATACCTATTAATCCTGTAGCACCTATTCCAGCAGTGTTACCACCTTGTGAACCTAAATTGCTACCTACTGCACCACCTTGACCACCACCTAAATTACCAGCAGCACCAGAAATTTGTCCTGTTGAACCTAAGCGAATGTATTTTAAGCGGAAAAACTTAGTTTGTTTAGGTAGGTTATTAATTTTTTCTTCTTCAATTGCTCTTTGTTTTGCTTGTTCTTCAGCCAATGCTGTTAAAGTTGCTACACGAACAATAGCATTTTCTCTTATAGAACTTAATTGATTAGCTTTAAATATGGATTCAACTACTTGGTTCCAAGGAACGTCGTTTACTTTTAGAGTAACGTTAACTTGTCCTACAGATTTATCTAAAATAAAGTTTTCACCATAATTATCAGAGATAAAACGTAGAACATCGTTTATATCTACCCCAGCAATGTCAATACTAATAGGATCTCCTATAAAACCAGGTTCACCAAAACGAATTTTGGGGCCTTGTGGGTCAGTATCATTACTAGTTGAGGTAGGGGTTGTAGTTGTGTTTAAAGAACTAGCAGGACGGGCAGCAGCAGAACGAGAAATACCAGGGCGTATACTGGGGCCTTTTACACTAGGCAAGTTAGCAGAGGAGCGACCTTCACCTTCTTTACTTGCTTTTGTAGAGTTATTTTTCTCTTCTCTACCAGCAGAAAGACCCGTTGTATCTGGAGGAGCTACTGGAGGAGCGATAACTTCTTTTGCCACAGACTTTTTAGCTACCGTAGATTTAGTATTTTCTTTAGCAATTTGAGGTTGAAAATCTGTAAAGTATATTGCCAAACCATTATTTAGAGCTTGAACTTGATAGGAACACTTTTCTTTTATGTCAAAAACAATACGTAAATCATTAGTAGATTGAGTTCCAACACGAATATTGGTAATTTTATCTGAACTAGTATTAATATCTTTTTTAATTGCATTAACCGCGCCAGAAATATCTAGCACTACACGTTCAGGTGAATGTAGTGTAAATACTTTATAGCTAAGTTGGCCGTCAGCTTGAATAATTGCAGCTACACGTCCGTTTTCGGTTTTTGTAGTAATGCTGTTAATTGTAGTTAAAGAAACCGCGCTTTTGGCCTTCGTTTCATATGCAAAGGTGCCATTAAGCGTACCCATAAAAAGAAGCATTGCGAGTACTACGGCTACTCTAACTCGGTAATCCCTAGGCATAAGAATACCTCCTCCTCAAATGTTTTTCTGATAGTTTAAAAAGAAAATTTAGTATAAAAGACCCTACTATTTTCCTCTAGTAAAGGGAATAGATTGTATTTCTGATTTTTTCTTACCATTAATAAAAACTGTTATTACTTCTACTTCAATTTTATCTTTAGTAATACTTTTTATTTGACCGTTCCAAAACTTATCACCAACCATTGCAAAAATAGTTGTACTAGATGTAATGCTAGGTTTAAGGAAAACTCCTTGACCTTCTGCCTTTTGATAAATACCTAATACTTTAACTTCATCAACTAGGTATTTTTCTGTTGCTAATGGACTAGGCTGCATTTTGTTGTTTGCTTCTAATCGACGAGCTTTCCAAGCAGCATCTCTTTCTTCAAAACTAGGTAAAGTAACAGCAACATTAACACTAGGTTCGGTAATAACTCTATCGTTATCTTTTACTATTACCCGTTTTTCATCTAAGAAAGGATCCTTTTTGGCTTCACGATAATTGGCAGAAACTTTATCTACAAATGGGCCATCACTTGGGTCTTGGGCCGCTTCTACAAGAGTTATTTTAGAGTTAATAAATGAAAAACTTAACACTAAGACTAAAGCAAAAGTTGATAGGTAAAATTTTCTTGCCATTTTATCTTCTCCTTTTATTTACCTCTAGTGAAAGCTCGAAACTCGGTTTTAGTCTCAATCTTTTCTACTTTTGTATTACTAAGTTTAGTTCTAATCTCAAACTCAACTTTATCTTTTTCAATTCTAGTAATTTTACCATTCCAAAATTCTTGTCCTACACCAGCAAAGATCATTGTGCTAGCTGTAGCACTTGGTTTAAGGAAAACTCCTTGACCATCAGGTTTTCGGTAAATTCCTAGAATCTTAACTTCATCAACTAGATATTTTTCTGATGCTTGTGGCTCAGGTCTGCCACCTTCGCGGGCTTGTTGGCGTTTTTGTTTCCAAGCAGCATCCCGCTCTTCAAAACTAGGTGGAGGAACAGGAGCAAAAACTAGCGGAGTGTTACGAGTTACAGTTTCTACTTCTTTTTCAGGAAACAACTTTTCATCATAAAATGCTCTACCTTTAGGCTCACGGTAAGTAGTAGAAATAGTGGACTCCTCAGGCCCGGTTCTTACAGGCGGTGTAGTTTGCCCTGGAACTGTTTGGGGCGTTTGAGCAAAACTATAAGATATTGCTGATAAGGAAATACTTAATGCTAACCCAATTAGAACATATCGATTTATCTTCCATGTTAACATTGTTATTTAACGCCTCCCTTATCATCTTTTTTAGCATCCTTACTTTCTTCACCTTCAGATACATTACTAATGTCTTGTTCACTAGCTACATAAGCTGTTACAGTAAAACTAGCATCAATATCATGAGTATTGCTTTGGGGGTTTGCTTTCTTTATTTCTACATCAGAAACACTAACAATTCTTCTGTAAGTAGCAATTTGTTGAAAGAATCTTCCTAAGTTGTTGTAAAGTCCTGTTACTTGGATATTTATGGGTTTTTCTTTGTAAAATTCTTTCTTTAGTTGATCTTTAGGGGTAAAAATTTTTAAGTTTAACTTTTGTTCAATGGTTTGTTGTTGAATATTCTCTAATATTCTGGAAAGCTCAACATCTTCAGGTAAAAGTTCTTTAAGATTTTGTAATTCACCTTGAAGATCATCATAAGTTTTTTGATAGGATTTTAAGTTATCTCTTACAATTGCACCTTTACGGTTATCTTCTCTTAATTTGTCTAATTCTTCTTGCTTCTTTCTGGTTTCTTCAATTTTATCAGCAAAGAGGAAATTTGAACCAGCATAGGCAATAACCACACCTATTATGATTATCCCTATAAATTGAACAAACCAAGGAATTCCAGCTAAAAAATTAGCACCACCGCCTTTTACTGCTGTGTCTGCCATAAAATTTCTCCTTTACTGAATACTTGCCGTTTGCCCATCGGTTGGTTTTGGTGTTGCTACAGGAGGATTATAAACACAACGAATGGTAAATTTAGTTAATGGTTCTGTAGTTGTTGCAGTAATTGGAAGCTGCTCTGTTTGTACTTCAACCCCAGTGAAAAGCCCATTAGAAAACTCTAAATCCTTAGCAAAGCTGGTAATTAATGCTTCTGTTGCAGTATTACCAGCTATTGTCATAGCGGTACCACGTTGAGTAATTGTATCTAGATTTACTCCTAATGGAATACGCTCATTTATATTTGACAAAACTGCTACAGGGCCACGTTGTTCAGCACGAAGTTGTTTAATTACTTTGACCCGATTTTGTACTAATACAATTTGCTTTTGTAATTTATCGGCATCTTCTTTTAGTTTAGCTAATTCTGCGGCAACTTTTTGTTCATTAGCTAGATTCTCTTTGACACGTTTGTTTTCTAAATCTGTGGTGTACCAAACGTAACTAATCCAAGCTAGTACCCCTAGAGCGACTACAACAATCATTGCAATAAGTTGACCAGTTTGCGCACTAATTGGACTAGATTTTGAAGACCCTGAATCTGGTGTAGCTTGCTGTAATAAATTTATCTTTAGCATAACTAATCTCCACTTCTGAGAGCTAAACCAATGGCAACTGCCATATTAGGGGAAAGCTCACGAATATAGCCTTCATCAAAATTTTTAGAGTTATATTTAATTGTTCTAAATGAATCAAATTTTTCTACAGGCACTCCAAAGCGTTCTGCTAAGTAGGCTGTTAGACCTGGCACTTTAGAACTACCTCCAGAAACCAACATCCGATCAACTTTACTTGAATCTGACATTGAACTTGTTGCACGGAAAAAGTCTAAAGTTTTTTGTACTTCTAAAGCTAAAATTTCTGATACAGATTGAATTAAAGGTTGTGCATCTTCTGGCTTAACTCCAGATTCAGTTGGCATACCTTTTTTAAGGTTTTCTGCTTCATCAAAAGTTAAATTTAGCTCTTTTTGTAATAAATCAGTGTACTGATTACCACCTACAGAAATATCACGAGTAAAGATTGATTGTGAGCCTCGAACAACATTAATATTCATTACACTAGCCCCAATATCTAGTAGTGCTACTGTAGTTGTAGGTTGTGGTTTATAGTTAATATCATAGGCAGCTTGTACTGCAAAAGAATCAACATCCACAAAATGAAGTTGTTTACCAGCTTGATTAATTACCTGAGTATATTGAGCAATCTTATCTTTTTTACAAGCTACTAACAAAACGTCCATACCATTGCCAGAAGCATCATTGCCCAAAATTTCATAGCTTAAATTAACTTCATCTAAAGCAAATGGAATGTATTGTTCTGCTTCCCAATGTATTTGTTCGCCAAGCTCTTCAGGACTCATTATTGGGAGATTAATTTTCTTTACAATTACAGAGTGACCAGAAACAGAAGTCCCAACTAAATTAGTTTTAATATTTTGTTCTTGAAATATTCGGTTAATTACATCAGAAACATGATTTAGATCAATAATATGTCCGTCTACAATAGTATCAGATAATAGTTGCACATGACCAATACTTACTAATTCATAATTGCCACGAGACCCTTTTAACTCTACAGCTTTTACTGCACTTGAACCTATGTCTAATCCTATTACACTCTTTTTTTTGCCAAAGTCAAACCAGCCCATAATATATCCTCACTACTTAGCACTAGAGTTTTTGCTTCTAAAAAACACATTAAACTATTGTTAATACAAAGTTTATAAGAAAATCTTAAATTATTATCTAATTTTGATTAATCACTAGTTTAGAAAAAGACACCTTAGTTTTTGTCCTTGAAAATCAAAAATTAAGTTTTAGCGATTAATTATTTAATGGCAACCTTTTGATAACTTTTGAAAGTTGTTATCGGCAAAAGATTTAGGTCGCCACTAAGGTTAACTATTACCTTTGCTGGCGGCCCGGCGGACATAGATCAAAAAATCTTTAGTCCCGTAGCTCTGCGTCTTTCAGTTTCCTGAAATTTGCTCTGAGCAGTAAAGGTTCCTACTCCAAGTTTTTGATAGAATTATCACTCTTATACTTTGGAGTCAACTGTTTTTTTCCAACACTAACAACAAGATAAAACTATACTTTAACTAAAAAATGCTAAATAAACTATAGTAACGAGTTACTTGATAATTTAACTTAACAAGGGCTTTGTTAATAAAAGATTTTTACCTGAAAAATATTTCTTATTTTAAACTTCTTTATTTAGACTTTCCAATAGATTTTTCAATTTATTTGCTAGTCTGACAAAGAATTAATCAGTTTTTCTGTAAGTATCTGGGGCATTAGGCTTTAGTAAAACACTTTTAGCCGGTATTCCAACATTAACATGGTAAGGCTTAACATCTCTTGTAGCTAGTCCCATTGCTCCTACCATACCATTTTCACCAACGGTTATACCTGCTAAAACCGTTGAATGATAAGTCAGTCTTACATTGTCGTGTATTATTGTTGGTTTGCAAGATACATCATGAATATCTATTACACTGTGAGAATGTGAATAAAGATTAGCATAGTCAGAAATGCTGACATTATTACCTATTATTATTTCTCCCCGATCGTCTAGTAGCACATTTCTATGAATTACTACATTATCGCCAATTGATAAATTATAACCAAAGCTCCACTCAACAAAGTGAAAACACTTAAAGTTTTTACCTACTTTGTGAAATATATAAGGAGCTAACATTCGGCGAAACTTAAATGCTAAAAGCAGGTTTCCACCTAATGGAGAGCGATCAAACATTTGCCATAACCAGATCAAAGGTTTACGAGATTGGTATCTATCAATATCAATATCAGAATAATATTCTGGCTCCATTGTAACGTTACGCGGATCAAAAGATGCCATTACAGCACGGGCAGCTATAGGATATTTATGGTTATAAAGGTTTTTAACATTTGCCCTTTGACCAAAATACATTTCATACAATGTATCACGTACAACATCATTACGATCTAAACTAGCATCATTAATTTTTTCTTCTAAACGTGCTAAAAAATCGTCAAAAATGGTTTCTGCGGTTTCAGTTGCTTGCAGACTTCTATATGACATGAAGATAGATGGCCTTTCTCGTTAAACTGAAAATACTTTGAAATAACTAATTTTGGATTAGATTTTTGTTAGGAAAGCTTAAGTATACAAATAATAATATGACTAAATGGTTGATTAAACCAAGCTAAAGAGCCAGAAAAACTTAACTTTTCTGATATTTCGTTAATAAAGCCACACTTTTAAGCAAATTCTTATAGAAAAATAAGTTAATTTACCT harbors:
- a CDS encoding nicotinamide-nucleotide amidohydrolase family protein — encoded protein: MSLNNERQALILQDAQVLHNANGTAPGMLVTLDNDRRIVMLPGPPREMKPIFEQQVLPNLQKLSHGLRVHRKVIKVSGLGESAVDGQIAPIYSKYKNPTTTILFNRAEVQIHLTATASTDIEAEKLLEELSEKIEEKLGINVFSVQGESMEEIVGRWLTVKNYTIATAESCTGGLIATRLTDVAGSSKYFLQGLVTYSSQAKVDLLDIPMELIVEKNVVSAEVAEAMAIGIKKKSGATIGVSVTGLAGPDGATPERPVGLVYIGLASDVEVTHRKLQLPGDRERVRWLASNAALDLVRRRYLI
- a CDS encoding roadblock/LC7 domain-containing protein gives rise to the protein MVFSELLKQIVNKVEGAVGVLIMGLDGIAIEQQIENTANYDGQLSIIAAAYATLLRNSMRTSSDVGVGSLQEMTVISGNLTLVIKLINPEYFLLVALGPNGNVGRARFELRKAQLLLEEEFAF
- a CDS encoding AMIN domain-containing protein, producing the protein MPRDYRVRVAVVLAMLLFMGTLNGTFAYETKAKSAVSLTTINSITTKTENGRVAAIIQADGQLSYKVFTLHSPERVVLDISGAVNAIKKDINTSSDKITNIRVGTQSTNDLRIVFDIKEKCSYQVQALNNGLAIYFTDFQPQIAKENTKSTVAKKSVAKEVIAPPVAPPDTTGLSAGREEKNNSTKASKEGEGRSSANLPSVKGPSIRPGISRSAAARPASSLNTTTTPTSTSNDTDPQGPKIRFGEPGFIGDPISIDIAGVDINDVLRFISDNYGENFILDKSVGQVNVTLKVNDVPWNQVVESIFKANQLSSIRENAIVRVATLTALAEEQAKQRAIEEEKINNLPKQTKFFRLKYIRLGSTGQISGAAGNLGGGQGGAVGSNLGSQGGNTAGIGATGLIGIILKSLSKVGQVDADFRTNQILVTDIPQNVAQIEDIIRKLDVPEPQVEIEARVVLANRSFSRTIGNQLALATTQTKTILNPDGSRKVIQGLGAIFQTSPQVINTPIRTDLAGGAGTANGNNLGSGGFIGPVANGTLAGAGASILSLTTGVIGTSLLSTAITASEQKGIAKTISNPRITVQNNTPADITSGTQIAVQTEVNNTITTTFITAALRLNVIPQIADEGNVLMRIVVENNSVDRSLRTTGGTPSISTQRAETLVLVPDGGTTILGGINIDTEASVSTRTPGVARVPFLGELFKRRQLDRNSQELLFFVTPRIYRPESFGAQANPPAPAQPAQPVAAPQAQPQVLPQGGGER
- the pilO gene encoding type 4a pilus biogenesis protein PilO, producing MADTAVKGGGANFLAGIPWFVQFIGIIIIGVVIAYAGSNFLFADKIEETRKKQEELDKLREDNRKGAIVRDNLKSYQKTYDDLQGELQNLKELLPEDVELSRILENIQQQTIEQKLNLKIFTPKDQLKKEFYKEKPINIQVTGLYNNLGRFFQQIATYRRIVSVSDVEIKKANPQSNTHDIDASFTVTAYVASEQDISNVSEGEESKDAKKDDKGGVK
- a CDS encoding PilN domain-containing protein; protein product: MLKINLLQQATPDSGSSKSSPISAQTGQLIAMIVVVALGVLAWISYVWYTTDLENKRVKENLANEQKVAAELAKLKEDADKLQKQIVLVQNRVKVIKQLRAEQRGPVAVLSNINERIPLGVNLDTITQRGTAMTIAGNTATEALITSFAKDLEFSNGLFTGVEVQTEQLPITATTTEPLTKFTIRCVYNPPVATPKPTDGQTASIQ
- the pilM gene encoding type IV pilus assembly protein PilM, which translates into the protein MGWFDFGKKKSVIGLDIGSSAVKAVELKGSRGNYELVSIGHVQLLSDTIVDGHIIDLNHVSDVINRIFQEQNIKTNLVGTSVSGHSVIVKKINLPIMSPEELGEQIHWEAEQYIPFALDEVNLSYEILGNDASGNGMDVLLVACKKDKIAQYTQVINQAGKQLHFVDVDSFAVQAAYDINYKPQPTTTVALLDIGASVMNINVVRGSQSIFTRDISVGGNQYTDLLQKELNLTFDEAENLKKGMPTESGVKPEDAQPLIQSVSEILALEVQKTLDFFRATSSMSDSSKVDRMLVSGGSSKVPGLTAYLAERFGVPVEKFDSFRTIKYNSKNFDEGYIRELSPNMAVAIGLALRSGD
- a CDS encoding acyltransferase, whose protein sequence is MSYRSLQATETAETIFDDFLARLEEKINDASLDRNDVVRDTLYEMYFGQRANVKNLYNHKYPIAARAVMASFDPRNVTMEPEYYSDIDIDRYQSRKPLIWLWQMFDRSPLGGNLLLAFKFRRMLAPYIFHKVGKNFKCFHFVEWSFGYNLSIGDNVVIHRNVLLDDRGEIIIGNNVSISDYANLYSHSHSVIDIHDVSCKPTIIHDNVRLTYHSTVLAGITVGENGMVGAMGLATRDVKPYHVNVGIPAKSVLLKPNAPDTYRKTD